Sequence from the Prionailurus bengalensis isolate Pbe53 chromosome A3, Fcat_Pben_1.1_paternal_pri, whole genome shotgun sequence genome:
atagaaagggagagaagtagatcaaaaataaaatagaaagaggaaggaaggaaggaaggaagaaaagaaaaaaaatagttttcctgTATTTCCCTCGATGTAATTTGTATTTAGAAACgtcccctgctttttttttttaactaggtaatAGGCTTATTTAAATCTGTATACATGTTACATGTTCAGTGGACATTTGTGAGTTTCTCTCATTTGTGGATGGCATTAGTAGGTGAACAGGATGTTTGTGTTTAATAAACTAAAACTGAAGGAGAGGATTTGGTTTTCCAAGGGAAAAGTCAAGTGCAGTGTGTATTACAGGGAGAACTTGACTCTGTGTTAAATACCCATGTGTTGTTGGGTCTGTTCAAACACCAGACAAAGCTGACAGAAATCTGACAAATGTAAAGGGCCACGGATAGGCACACGGCCCCCACCACCCATTCGTCTGATTGTCCTTTGTCTTCTGTAGGTGGCAGAACTGGCGAAGCCATTGTAGATGCTGCTCTCAGTGCTCTGCGCCAGCTCGTGAAGGATCgccttggggggaggggtggtggatATGGTTCTGGAAAACAAGTAAGACTGTGTGATGTCAACTTTGAATGTGTGTGATGAGTTTGATGCCACAATATGGACTCTTTGTAGAGGATAGTTTTTGGgtgggttatttttgtttttttgggtttttttttttgtagttactACTAATGTTTTAAATTAGTGAACTTTCAGTTAAAAGATATTACAAGGTTGGATCAGCTCATGCCAGAGGGAATGAGCCACCTAGCTTGTTGATTTGGCCTCCTCAGAAGTCTCTAGTCCCAGAGCATCTGGCCACCACTATAGGCCAAGAATCAGGCCACAAGATGGGCTTCCTCGGCCCAGCACTGAAAGGGAAGAGTTTGGGCTGTAGAGCGAGCTCTTGAGAAAGAGCTTCAGACCGGGAAGCCAGGCTCTGGGACCCTTTGGCATTTGTAGTTccaaagtggggagagagagaccagaTCGGCTTGGGGACAAAGAGAGATGAAACCTGAACGACCTCTTGGCCTATATCTGGCAATCAGcctgaaattttggaaaattcaatCTCAGTggacagggaagaagagaaaaattcctGTTCCATGGATTGGTATTTTAGATGCCCATGTAGGAGATGTGAACTTAACCAAATGTTCTTGTGAAAAGGCATTAAATTCTTACAAATGAAGGTAAAATGGCCCTTCGCTCTTACAGAGACCAGTAAAAGTAGCTTCTTTATACAGATGTAGAATTTACCCGAAGATTCCGTGCTCTTGGCTTTTGGCCCAGGCATCCGAAAGCAGTATAGTGAAACTGCTCCTGAGGTTTGCTACTCAAGAAcactctttgaaaataaagaattaaatgttACTTTTAGCTCTCTTGAATGGTAGAGACTTTCTCTATGGAAAGGTAGTAACTGGTTACGTTTAACATCCTGGGATGAGGAAGCAGCTGTGCCCAGTCGGAACTAGAGTAGAATCGGGTGGTTCTGTGAGCCGTGTGGGGGTTTCTCTTAGCACAACAGCAGGCGAGAGAATTCAGGAATATTCATAGCTTACGCTGGAGGTGCTGGTGATTGAAAGTAAACACTGTTTGACAAGTGATAATAATATTAAGGAATGACCCCAAGTGTAGTAGAATGGTTTTCACTAGAAAGAAGAACTCCAAACTTCGTTAAGATGCAAAAGAGATCATTGTCTGTTATCTATTTAGAATAAGAATAGCGTTCTTTCTGGCCAAGTGTAACTAAATGTTTAATGTCACATGCGACAGGGTAGAGGTGAGAGTTCGAGTAAGAAGGATGTAATTGAGCTGACGGACGACAGCTTCGATAAGAATGTCCTTGATAGTGAAGACGTTTGGATGGTTGAATTTTACGCTCCTTGGTGTGGACACTGCAAAAAGTAAGGGCTTTTTACCAAGTATTTTGAGTCCCAgtgcttttaatatattcaccTAGCTGGCTCTGAAAAAGCTGACCCAGACGGCAGGTCAGTCACCAAgatctcctccaggaaggctcTGACGCCGAGTGAATGTTAAACATTGGCATTGGTGCCGAGTTTCTTCTGTCACAGCTTCAAAGATTAACAGGGACCTAGCGCGGGGGAGGGAGTGACAGAGACCTGGGAAGTGAATGTGAAAAGACAGCATCACATTGTACGCAAAGCTACGCACGGTGGTTTCCAAGCGCGGTGTGACTGGATTGGGCAGAGATGCGCGTCTCGGTTAAAGTGTTCGTGCTGACGGTTAAAACACACTTTTAAAGTGCAAATATCTTTCCATAGTCTTGAGCCAGAATGGGCTGCTGCAGCCACAGAGGTAAAAGAGCAAACCAAAGGAAAAGTGAAGCTCGCGGCTGTGGACGCCACGGTTAACCAGGTTCTAGCCAGCCGGTATGGGGTGAGTGTCCAGATGGCGAACGTCTTTGAGGAGTACATGCTGTTTTCAGCTGTGACTTCATCGGGTATCCGGGCTTCCCTGTGTGGTAGGAGGGGAGATGTTTGGCCATTTTGTAATGGAACTAAATTACTTTATTGTTAAAACTAACGAGTCTTGAACTCAggactgactctctctccctctctctctctctctcaagtccAATATCTCACTGTTTCTGCTGTGTGCTGCATGTGAATTTTCAGCTTGCTCAGGCTCTCACAAGTCACTACTAGTGCTTTTGAAGTTGGTCCGCTTGTTCTAGAGCAGATAACGTTGTATTCAGTACATATGGAAGGTTTGAATAATACTCCGCTAAGCCTGGTGGGCAGGCTGTTAAAACTGCCTGATCAACAGACCTCTGTGTATCCTCCCTGATCACTGATGCAGCCTCGGAATATTGTTCTATTAAATTCCCTATAAGGTAGCCTTAGAACCCGTAAAGATTATTCCTTATTAAATATTAGTTTGATTTTATACTCTTGTCTTTTCTAATAGATTAGGGGATTTCCTACAATCAAGATATTTCAGAAGGGGGAATCTCCTGTGGATTACGATGGGGGGCGGACGCGATCTGACATCGTCTCCCGGGCCCTGGATTTGTTTTCTGACAATGCCCCACCTCCTGAGCTGCTTGAGGTAAACCGCTTCCGTCACTCGTGATCAGAACCGACCATGTCTGATGGGGCAGGCTCTCACACAGTAATGACACTCCTTTGGTGTCTCCAATTGGACTTTGTCCCTTCTCTTTTAAAATCCTCTCTTTAAAGTATTATTGGACTTTCAAGTGGGGAAAACCTGCCTGATAAACTGCTGCTTTTCATAATTTTAGTACTACAATCCTTACATTAGGAGGACGAGTGTgccaagctttttaaaaatagaatgcgCCTGGCCACTCTCTCCCCGTTGTCTCAGCCGCAGCTGCTGTTTGTGGAGCACCTAGTCATGTGACAGTGTGACAGCATCATTCTGCTTTTACGgatattttcctttcagttcGCACATGAATGCCTAGAGGTAAAtactgtttttatctcattttatgtgaggaaacagaggcacagagagcctcAGATCcccataaatatataatacacatgtgTCTGTCTAGCTAGGTGATTGTCAGAGCCAGGCTCCTCTGAGGCTGTCTGCTTTTGGAGCCCACGTGTGTCGGCAGGTGCCGAGTCAGCACCGGGATGGCCCGGGGACAGACCCGGAAGGCCAGCTGTCCGTGGTGCCGTAGCGCGAACCTGGAGTGTCAGGGGGAGTCGCTCTGTCTCTTGAAGTCTTTGCTCTTCATTGAACGTGATGATACCGAGTCTCTGTCGTCAGGCTCACCTTTGGGTTTTGTGTCCGTGGCCTTCCAACCACCCCTTGTGCTCTGGGCCCACAGATCATCGACGAGGACATCGCTAAGAAGACCTGTGAGGAGCACCAGCTGTGTGTCGTGGCCGTGCTGCCCCACATCCTGGACACGGGTACGGCGAACAGGGGCGCCCTTCTCCGTGActgctctgtgctgcctgctctGAGAACGCTTTCTAAGCTGATGAATGTTtcggattcttttatttttaccttttcaaaattttctgtttaaattagGAGCTGCTGGCAGAAACTCGTACTTAGAAGTTCTTCTTAAGTTGGcagacaaatacaaaaagaaaatgtgggggtAAGTTGCTGAACTTACTTTCTCAGTATGATTTGGACAGGAGGGCATAGTGCTACCCGGATACTGTCTggttcagggtgcctgggcggctcagtcagttaagcgtctgactccggctcaggtcatgatcttcgtgggttcgagccccgcgtcgggccctgtgctgacagctcagagcctggagtctgcttcgggttctgtgtctccctctctctctgcccctcccccgcttgtgctgtgtctcttcgtctctcaaaaggaaaagaagtaatgCAAGTCTTTTACCTGTCTGTGCCACAGTACCTTTTTTCATaagaatcattttgttttattttttttaagtttactttgagagtgcacgcatgagtgggagagggagagggagagagagagaattcacgGAGCTCagctcggggctcaatctcacgaactgtgagggcattacctgagccaaaatcgagttggactcttaaccagctgagccacccaggcgccccagatacaggtgtgcttttaaaacaaagtatgtCTGCTTCTTTCCGatttaactttttgtttctcGTCCTCTATCCATTGCTGTCTCACCCTCCTCAGGCCATTGCTGTCCCCCTCAAGTGACCTTGTGCCCCCTCCCGTTAGTTCAACAAAGTGTGGTGTGCCTACAGAGCACCGCATTCTGGCATCCTTCTCCCTCACCGTTGTAGAAGTTCAGTAAGAACTGTGGCTGAGCATTGTTACAGGGATTGAATAATGATACAGCAGTAAGTCTTAAGAAGAAGTTATCCTACTGGCGAACGTGCCCAGTTGTCCAAATGACATTAGTAGGATTTCAGGTAATAGAGACAGAAAACCCAGCAGGTTTAGTGGACAGTATTTTGGAGGCTGGGAGCAAACCGTATATAGATTTGGGAGACTTCTGGGGGTAGAGTGTAGGGAACATCCAGAatacattatttttgtattttatttctgtttctacaTCCATTTCATTCCATAAAATGTTGGGAGTGTAatccgtttttgttttttttgagtaTCCGCTGATTCGATTCGAACTACTTTGAAAGGGATCTTCACCCTAAAACAAGCCTGTTTTTCTAGGTGGCTGTGGACAGAAGCTGGGGCCCAATCTGAACTTGAAAATGCGTTGGGGATCGGAGGCTTCGGGTACCCTGCCATGGCAGCCATCAACGCACGCAAGATGAAATTTGCTCTTCTGAAAGGATCTTTCAGCGAGCAAGGCATTAACGAGTTTCTCAGGTAATCTCTTGCCTCCTTGAGTTGTTTTTGTTCTGTGGCGTGGGTTCGAAGCTAGGTTTACATAGACCAGGCAGCGCGTGGAGTTAGAGTGCCTTTGGCATTCCGGGGAATTAGGTGTTTGAGTTCTAAAGTCATCGTTTTTGCGCTTTTGTTCTTTTCCGTGGAAGCATTCTGTAGGGGAAGAGGCCACCTGGCTGT
This genomic interval carries:
- the PDIA6 gene encoding protein disulfide-isomerase A6 encodes the protein MARLVLGLISCTFFLAVNGLYSSSDDVIELTPSNFNREVIQSDSLWLVEFYAPWCGHCQRLTPEWKKVATALKDVVKVGAVDADKHQSLGGQYGVQGFPTIKIFGSNKNRPEDYQGGRTGEAIVDAALSALRQLVKDRLGGRGGGYGSGKQGRGESSSKKDVIELTDDSFDKNVLDSEDVWMVEFYAPWCGHCKNLEPEWAAAATEVKEQTKGKVKLAAVDATVNQVLASRYGIRGFPTIKIFQKGESPVDYDGGRTRSDIVSRALDLFSDNAPPPELLEIIDEDIAKKTCEEHQLCVVAVLPHILDTGAAGRNSYLEVLLKLADKYKKKMWGWLWTEAGAQSELENALGIGGFGYPAMAAINARKMKFALLKGSFSEQGINEFLRELSFGRGSTAPVGGGAFPAISTREPWDGKDGELPVEDDIDLSDVELDDLEKDEL